The Bradyrhizobium sp. B097 genome contains the following window.
TCACGTAAGGAAGGGCGCTGGTAATGAGAATCTTGCTCATGGGGTGAGGTCTTTCGCGTTCGGTGATGCCGACCCCCAAGAAAAATTTTCGACGAAATCAAATCGAAAATCAAAAAGCCCTCCCGCATGATCGGAAGGGCTTGGGGTCGGCTCATGCCTGGCGCGCAGGCGCACTATCCCGTCCGGTCAGACTCCTTGCGGTCGGGCCGGGGCATTCGCGTCAGATGTTGCGCGCACACGAAAGTCACTGCAAAATTCTCCTGCACGAGGACATTACCAGCTCTGGACGCACGGCGCCAGATTCATCGCGGGGAGGACACATGCCGATTGAGGATGAGGACCGGCCGCGGAAGAAGATCACCCACGAGATCGGACAGGATCTCTCGCTGCTGTCGGTCGAGGAATTGACCGAGCGCATCGCGCTGCTCACGACCGAAGTCGATCGCCTGAAAGAGGCAATAACGAAGAAGCGCGCGTCGAAGGACGCCGCGAACGCGTTCTTCAAATCGTAGCGCTGCGACATCATTCGGTCCCCGTAGCCCGGATGAAGCGAAGCGCAATCCGGGGCCGCGCTATCCGCGGATGGACCGTTCCCGGATTTCGCTGCGCTTCATCCGGGCTACGCGCCGGCGTGCACGCACCTGTCCCAAACTAGGTCAATGGCCGACATGGCAAACAAAGCCTGAAGAAATCCGTTCATTTACGATCGGTTAAGCTTTCTCGATTATGACTGCATTGTCCTCGTTTGGACACCGAGTGGCTCCTGTCCACTCTGTTTGACGCCTCCCTGTTATCAACTTCAAAAGCCGCCGGAAACGGCGGCTCTTTTTTGTGCGTCCTATCCGTTGGAAACCATAAATCCGGTTGCGGCTGGACTCTTCGGCGCGCCCGCGCAATGATTTGTTCATCATAAGCTGGCGCGTCAGATGCCAGCGGGCGTTACGATGGTGTGAGGGCGTTAACCATGGCGGATCGTTCCCAGAACGAAGCCGGGCTTGTGCTGTTCAGTGAACGGCTGACCAATTCTGCGGCATTTGGCGTGCTGTTCCGGGAAGGCATGGATTTGGTCGAGCAGACCGCTGCCTATCTCGACGGCGACGGCCGTGCCGAGGCCAAGGCGCTGGAGCGTTCGGTCAGCCTGACCTATGCCACCGAAAGCATGCGCCTGACCACGCGGCTGATGCAGCTCGCGTCGTGGCTGCTGCTGCATCGCGCGGTCAAGGAAGGCGAGATGACGCTGACCCAGGCCAATCGCGAGAAAACCAAGGTGAAGCTGTCGGCCGCCGATCCCGGCCCGGTCGACATGGTGACCAAGCTGCCGGAGCAATTGCAGCAGCTGATCGCCCGCTCGATGGATCTGCAGGCGCGCGTCCGCCGCCTCGACACCACGATCCATGCGCCGGCGCCGGATCGTTCGTCGATCGGCAACCCGCTGGTGCCGCAGCTCAACCGGCTCAAGGCTGCGTTCGAGCAGTAAGATCTGCGTGAGACGTCGCTGCGACGTGCTCGAGCCGCGAGGCCACAATGGTCCATGATCTGATCGCAGCAGCCGAAGCGGTTACTGACGAGCGGTCGTTCATCCGACTTCTGCAACTGATGGCGCTTGATCGGCAGGACGAGCAGCAAAAGGAATTGGCAAGACCAACTTCGCCATATTCAGCTGGACCAAACGGTTGGGAAAACGGTTCGATAGAGGCCTTCTTAGGTGCCGCGGCTTCGTGGGCCGAGGACACATCACGGACAGCCAATCTCGGACCAGAAGCTTCTGATGCTTGGCGTCGTGCAGCAATGATCGTTGTCGCGGGTGCATTCTACGAGTGAACGCGTTGCCGGCGCTGCGGTGCATCTTGATCGATCACGCGTCGCAGCCGTATCGCCGCTGCCTCCAGTCCCTCCGGTTCGAATCCACCAAAGCCGAGCATGAGGCCGGGCCGTGCTGCCGCATCGTACATCGGTGAGATCGGTCGCACGACGATGCCGGCGGCGAGCGCGGCCTTTGCCAATTGCACATCGTCGAGGCCGTGCGGCAGCCACAGCAACAGATGCATGCCCTGGTCGCTCGGCTGCAGCGTGAAATCATCAGGCATGTGTCGCTCGAGCGCCGCGATCAGTGTCGCGCGCCGCGCGGCATAGACGCCGCGGATGCGCCTGATATGCGCCTCGAACAGCCCTTCGCGCATGTAGGCCGCCAGCACATGCTGGTCGGCAGTCGGTGAATGCCGGTCGAGCAGCGCCCGCGCGCCGGCGAAGGCGTCGATCAGCGCAAGAGGCGCCACGACGTAGCCGAGCCGCAGCGAGGGAAACAGCACCTTGCTGAGCGTGCCCAGATAAATCACGCGCGACGGCGCGAGGCCCTGCATCGACGGGAACGGATGGCCCGCATAGCGCAGCTCGCTGTCGTAATCGTCCTCGACGATCCACGCATTGCTTCGCTGCGCCCACGCCACCAGTGCGTTGCGGCGGGCCATGCTCAAGGGCATGCCGAGTGGATATTGATGCGAGGGCGTCACGAAAGCTGCGCGCGCATCCGGACACGCGGCAACCGCCGCATCGACGTCGACGCCCTGTGCATCGACGGCAACACGCGTGGTGACGAAATCGAGATCGTCGAGCACGGCGCTCATGCCGGGATAGGCCGGATCCTCGGTCCACACCCGATCGCCCGCCGACAGCAGCACGCGGCCGGCAAGTGAGAGGCCCTGTTGCGTGCCGGCCGTGATCACGACCTGCTCGGGCTCGCAATGCACCGCGCGGGATTTGCGCACATAGTCGGCGATCGCCTGCCGCAGCTCCATCAGGCCGCGCGGATCGCCGTAGCTCGAAGGCGCCGCCGCGCGCGACGCGCGCACGCGGTTGCCGAGGCGGCGCCAATTGTCGTCGGGCGCAACCGCGCCTCCGGGGACCGCAATCGCAAACGGGACTTCGGGCATCGGCGTGAAGGCCGCCACCACCTTGGCAAGCCGCATCGCGCGCGGCGGCAACGCGATCGGCGCAGTCCTGTTCGGGCTGCGACCCGCCGGCGGGTGGACCGGCCGTGCTTGCTCGGCAAGCGTCGCCGCGACGCGGGTGCCGGCGCCGACCTGCGATTCCAGATAGCCCTCGGCCTGCAGCTGCTCGAAGGCTTCCGTCACCGTGCCGCGCGCCACGCCGAGCGAGGCCGACAGCGCGCGGGTCGACGGCAGATACTCCCCGGCCTTCAGCTCGCCATTGGCGATGGCGCCGCGCAGCGCCCGCGCGATCTGCCGCCCGACCTGTCCGGCGGTGCGGTCGACCGTCCGCAGCGAGGGGATGCTGATGGTGGCGCGCAGGCGAGGCATAGTGGACCAGTCATTGTGATCGAAAGTGGCTCTTATCATAGGCCACTTCGGCGCTATGTTGCGAGCAACAATTCGATGAGGTCTGCCAAGAGGTCTGCCATGTACCTGCCGCCGCATTTCAAGATCGATGAGCTCGGCCCGATCCACGCCGCGATGCGGGCGTCGCGCCTCGCGACATTGGTCACCGCGACGGCCGACGGGCTGATCGGAACGCCGCTGCCGCTGATCCTCAATGAAAACGAGGGCGACTACGGCACGCTGTACGGTCACGTCGCGCGGCCCAATCCGCAATGGAAGCTGCCCGCGGTCGGCGAAGCGATGGCGATCTTCACCGGGCCCGACGCCTATGTGACGCCGTCCTGGTATGTGACCAAGGCCGAGCACGGCAAGGTGGTGCCGACCTGGAATTACGTTGCCGTCCACGCCTATGGTGCGGCCGAGTTCTTCGAGGATGCGGACCGGCTGCTCGATGTCGTAACGCGACTGACCCGATTGCACGAGAGTACGCGCAAGGAAGTCTGGCAGGTCAGCGATGCGCCCGATGATTTCATCAAGGCGCAGCTGCGCGGCATCGTCGGCTTCCGGATGCCGATCACACGGATCGACGCCAAGAAGAAGATGAGCCAGAACCGCAAGCTCGAGGATCGCGCCGGCGTCATCGCGGGCCTTGGCGCCAGCGACGATCCGGGTGATCGCGAGGTCGCGGCGATGATCCCGGCGAACTGAGACGCCGTGAACAAATTGCAGGCCGTCATTGCGAGGAGCGATAGCGACGAAGCAATCCATCCATCGGCATATGCGGACAGATGGATTGCTTCGCTTCGCTCGCAATGACGGCGAAGGAAGTAGCGCCCGCTCAGCCCCTTATCGTCCAGAGATTGAGCCTGTACATGGAATTGTACCTTGCCTTTGCGGTCACGACCGCGACCTTCGCGCTGATCCCGGGTCCAGCCATGCTCTATGCCGCGGCCCGCACTTTGGCGGGCGGCCGGCGCGCGGGGCTGATGGCCTCGCTCGGCCTGCATCTCGGCGGCTACGTCCATGTCATCGCCGCGGCGGCCGGCCTCGCGCTGCTGTTTCATGCGGTGCCGCCGCTATTCACAGCGATGAAGCTCGCCGGTGCGGCCTATCTGGTCTGGCTCGGGCTGTCGCTGTTCCGCGATCGCGGCACTGCAAAGAGTCCCGTGTTGGCGCCGCTCTCCGCGGAGCGCGCCTTCGCGCAAAGCATCGTCGTCGAGGTGCTCAATCCGAAGACCGCGATCTTCTTCCTGGCGTTCCTGCCGCAGTTCGTCGACGCGTCGGCCAGCGTGCCGGTCTGGGCCCAGCTGTTCCTTCTCGGCACCATCGTCAACCTGACGTTCTCGGCGGTCGATATCGTCTGCGTGTTCTTCGCCAGCGCCGTGATGACGAAGCTGCAGCGCTCCAGGAGGTCACAGCGCATCATGCAGCGGATCGGCGGCAGCATCCTGGTCGCGCTCGGCGCGCGGCTGGCCTTCCAGGATCGCTAGGGTCACGGCTTGACCCGGGGCCCATCATTGTTGTGCGACGCTGGGGCCACGGCCCCTTCAACAACACAACCCTGTGGTTATGGGTCCCTGCTTTCGCAGGGACGACGATTGTGGATGCAGGCCGTGCGACACATTCAGTGTCGTCCTGGCGAAGGCCAGGACCCATTACCCCGAAGGCTCGTTGTCGCGCGACGCTGGGGCCACAGCCCTCCTCAACAACACGACCCTGTGGTTATGGGTCCCTGCTTTCGCAGGGACGACGATTGTGGATGTAGGCCGTGCCGCACATTCAGTGTCGTCCTGGCGAAGGCCAGGACCCATTACCCCAATTCTCAATTGTTGCGCGCGCTCGGGCGCCGATCCCGTTCATCACCGAATGCGGTGGCTATGGGTCCTGGCCTTCGCCAGGACGACAAATGGAGCGAGCAGCCCAAAACAAAAACGCCCCCAAGATGGAGGCGTTTTGCGTTTGATCGCGAGGGCGATCCCGAAGCGGACTTTAGTCCTTCTTGAGGAAACCCGAAAACTTCTTCTGGAAGCGCGACACACGGCCGCCGCGGTCCATCAGCTGCTGGGTACCGCCGGTCCAGGCCGGATGCGACTTGGGGTCGATGTCGAGGTTCAGCGTGTCGCCTTCCTTGCCCCAGGTCGAGCGGGTCAGGTACTCGGTGCCGTCGGTCATGACGACCTTAATCGTATGATAATTCGGATGAATATCGGCTTTCATGGCAGTTCCTTCGGCGCGCCAGCGCCCGTCTCAAGACATCTAGGTACGGGATTTGGGCGGCTCTATAACCCATGGTGCCGGCCAAGACAAGCCAAGAAGGGGCTTAAGCCCATCACCGGATTGGGACTTTACCGGATTTGCCAGCCGGGGGTCGGCGGGCCTATGTGGGGGGCGATAGAACCGGTCTAGATAATGAGTGTAGCCGAACAGCTTGAGACCCCTCGCGGCACCCCCGAGCCGCCGCGCGACGCGTTGCTCGATGAGGAGGCCTTCATCGAGGGCCAGATCATGGAGCCGGCGAAGAGCCGTGCCCGCTTGCGGCCCCTGCTTGCGCTGGCGCCCTATGTGGCGCGCTACAAGGGGCGGGCGATCCTCGCGCTGATCTCGCTGACGATTGCGGCGATCACGACGCTGATCGTGCCGGTCGCGGTGCGGCGGATGATCGACCTCGGCTTCACGCCCGAAGGCATCGCGATGATCAACAGCTATTTCAGCGTGATGATCGCCGTCGTCGCGGTGCTCGCCTGTGCCAGCGCCTCGCGCTACTACCTCGTGATGACGATCGGTGAACGCATCGTCGCCGATCTCCGGCGCGACGTGTTCGCGCATCTGATCTCGCTGTCGCCCTCGTTCTTCGATTCCGCACGGAGCGGCGAGCTGGTGTCGCGGCTCACCGCCGACACCACGCAGATCAAATCCGCGGTCGGCGCCTCGGTGTCGATCGCGCTGCGCAATCTGATGCTGTTCTTCGGCGCCGCCGCGATGATGGTGATCACGAGCCCGCGGCTCTCGGGCTTCGTGCTGCTCGCGATTCCGATGATCGTGATTCCGCTGGTTGCGTTCGGCCGCTGGGTGCGGCGGCTGTCGCGCAACGCCCAGGACACGCTGGCCGATGCCAGCGCCTATGCGAGCGAGCTGGTCAATGCGATCCGCACCGTGCAGGCCTATACCGGCGAGCGGCTCGCCCGGACGCGCTTTGCCCGCGAGGTCGAGCAGGCCTATGACGCCGCGCGCAGCTCGACCAAGGCGCGCGCGATGCTGACGTTGATCGTCATCTTCATCGTGTTCGCCAGCGTCGTCGTGATCCTCTGGGTCGGCTCGCACGACGTGCTGATCGGTGCCATCAGCCCCGGCCGGCTCGGACAGTTCATTCTCTACACGGCCTTCGCCGCGAGCGGCCTCGGCCAGCTCAGCGAGGTCTGGGGCGAGGTCTCGGCCGCATCGGGCGCCGCCGAACGGCTGTTCGAGATATTGCGCGTCAGGCCGCAGATCGCAGCTCCCGCATCGCCGCGCGCACTACCGCAGCCCGCGCGCGGCGATGTCGGCTTCGACAATGTCAGCTTCGCCTATCCGACCCGGCCCAACGCGCTCGCGGTCGACGGCGTATCGCTGGAGGTGCGCTCCGGCGAGAAGGTCGCGATCGTAGGTCCCTCCGGCGCCGGCAAGAGCACGCTGTTCCATTTGCTGCTGCGCTTCTACGATCCGAAATCGGGCACCATCTCGCTCGACGGCGTGCCGATCCGGCAGGCCGATCCGGCCGACGTGCGTGCGCGGATCGCGCTGGTGCCGCAGGATTCCGTGGTGTTCGCCGCGAGCGCCCGCGACAACATCCGGTTCGGCCGGCCCGATGCCACCGACGCCGAGGTGGAGCGCGCCGCCGATCTCGCCCATGCCACCGAATTCCTGCGCCGGCTGCCCGAAGGCTTCGACGCCCAGCTCGGCGAGCGCGGCGTGACGCTGTCGGGCGGCCAGCGCCAGCGCATCGCGATCGCCCGCGCGATCCTGCGCGATGCGCCGCTGCTGCTGCTCGACGAGGCGACCTCGGCGCTCGACGCCGAGAGCGAGACGCTGGTGCAGACCGCGCTGGAGGAATTGATGCGCCGTCGCACCACGCTGGTGATCGCACATCGCCTGGCGACCGTGCTGTCCTGCGACCGCATCCTTGTCATGGACCAGGGCAGGATCGTCGAGCAGGGTACCCACACCGAACTGGTTGCCGCGGGCGGCCTCTATGCGCGGCTGGCACGGCTGCAGTTCGAGGGGATTTGAGCGGGCCTAACGCGCTTATGCCGCTCCTATGAGATCGCTTGCGCGTTCCCCTCGAAAACCTATTGCTGCGCAAGGATAGTCACGCCGCGCCATGGATCGGCGCGCGGGGTGTTCGATCGATGCGCAGCGAGGGAGCGACCGAACCGCAGGGCAAGCTGCTCTGCGCGTGGCAACTCGCAATGCTGCGCTTCGTGGTCACGTGCGACGACGCCGACCGGATGCAGGTGCTCGCAATGGCTGGTGAGCTCGATCGATCGGGTGGCTCGGCCGACGGCTCGTTCCACTTCTTCCGCAGGACGACCGCGGAACTCTGTCACGCCATTACCGGCAGTGACCCGCATGCCGAGGCTATTGTCCGACGCTTCGAGGTGCAAATCGAAAATCCCCGGCTGCGTCGCGCCTTCGAAGCGGCCATCGGGATGGATCGGACCCCGCCGAAGATCGTCGCGAGCCGCACCAGGCCGAGAGCCGATCTCTGGAGGGGGCTCTCCCCACGACGCGCAAGTGCGACGTAACGAAGCTCACTGCCAGACCCGTCATCCCCGCGCAAAGGCTTCGCCTTTGTTGCTGGAAGTGCGAGCGGAGCGAGCTTCGAACGATGCACGGCCCCGCTGGTGGCCGTCGATCCTTCGAGGGCCGCTGAAGGAGCGGCCACCTCAGGATGACGGGGAGAAAGGAAATCAGCGGAGACGACGTTGATCCTACGCGGCGATAGATGCGATGCATTTTTGTCTCTTGGCCCCGCATCGGACCGGTCGTAAGCCTTTGATGAAAGCGGCCGGCCGGGACCGCGGTTTTGGACAATGCGGGGAGTGGCGAGATGGGTGGTTTGGTGATCAGCGGCGGCCGGGTGGTGGATCCGGCCAGCGGGATGGACGCGATCGGCGACGTCGCGGTGGTCGACGGCCGGATCGCCGCGGTCGGCACCGGCCTCGGCGGCGCCGAGCGGCAGATCGATGCCACCGGACTTGTGGTGGCGCCCGGCTTCATCGACCTGCACGCGCATGGCCAGACCATTCCGGCCGATCGCATGCAGGCGTTCGACGGGGTCACGACATCGCTCGACCTCGAGGCCGGCGTGTTGCCGGTGGCATCCTGGTACAAGCGTCAGGCCGAGAAGGGGCGGGTGCTGAACTACGGCGCGGCGGCCAACTGGGCCTTCGCGCGGATCGGTGCGATGACCGGCTCGAATGCGGAAAGCTCGCTGGAATCATTCGGCGCCGCGATGCGCGATCGCCGCTGGATCGAGAACGTGGCGACCGAGGGCGAGGTCGGCGGCATTCTCGCGCGCCTTGCCAACGGACTGAATGAGGGCGGCATCGGCATCGGCATTCTCAACGCCTATGCGCCGGGCGCCGGCGTGCAGGAACTGACTGCGGTGTGCCAGCTCGCCGCCGATCATGCGGTGCCGACCTTCACCCACGTCGCCTACATGTCCCGCATCGATCCAGAGAGCGCGGCCGAGGCCTATATCCGCCTGATCGGCTATGCCGGCGCCACCGGCGCGCACATGCACATCTGCCATTTCAACTCGTCGAGCAAGACGGACATCGAACGCTGCGTTGCGCTGATTGCGAAAGCGCAGGCGCAGGGCCTGCCGATCACGGTCGAGGCCTATCCCTACGGCACCGGCTCGACCGTGCTGGCGGCGACCTTCTTCAGCGATCCCAAATTCGAGGAGCGCAACGGCCTCGGCTACGATTCGGTGCAGCGCGTGACCGACGGTCATCGCTTCGGCAGCCGCGAGGAGCTGCTGGCGGCGCAGGCCGCAGAGCCCTCGACGCTGGTGCTGTGGCATGTGCTCGATATCGAGAACAACGCGCATCATCGCGATCTGCTCGACATGGCGGTGCTGTATCCGGGCGGTGCGATCGCGTCCGACGCGATGCCGTGGACGCTGTCGGACGGCCGCCCCTACACCGGCGACGCCTGGCCGCTGCCTGATGATGCCACCTCGCATCCGCGTTCGGCCGGCTGCTTCACTCGCTTCATCCGCGAATGGGTGCGCGAGCGCAGGAAGGTGTCGCTGCTCGAGGGCATCCGCAAATGCGCGCTGATCCCGGCGGAAATCCTGTCCGCGAGCACGCCGGCGATGCGCGCCAAGGGCAGGTTGCAGGTCGACGCCGACGCCGATGTCGTGGTGTTCGACTTCGAGACGCTCAGCGATCGCGCGACCTTCTCCGCGATGAACCGCCCGGCGGAAGGCGTGCGGCATCTCGTGGTCAGCGGCCAGCCGCTGATCAATGATGGCGTGCTCGACGTCGCGGCACGGCCGGGCCGGCCGGTGCGCCGGCCGGTCACTGGGGGCTGAGGTGGCGGTCCCGATCCTGCTGGTCGCGGGTTTTCTCGGGGCGGGCAAGACCACGGTCGTGAACCATCTGCTGGCGCATGCGCAAGGCCGGCGCATCGCCGCCGTGGTCAATGATTTCGGCGCGATCAATATCGACGCGGAGCTGATCGCCGGCGCCAGCGATGGCGTGGTCAGCCTGAGCAATGGCTGCATCTGTTGCACGCTGGAGGGCGATCTGCTGCGCACGCTCGCTGGCCTGCTGCGGCGTGATCCGCGTCCCGAATTCATCGTGATCGAGACCAGCGGGATCGCCGATCCCGCCGACATCGTGCGCAACCTGATGGATCCGGTGATCTGGAAGGAGGCGCCGCTGGAGACCGTTCTGTGCGTGGTCGACGCGACGCAGCCTGCGGCGATGCTGAACGATGCGCTGCTGCGCTCGCAGCTGCGGGCGGCAGATGTGGTGGCGCTGAGCAAGGTCGATCTGGCCGATGCAGCCGCGTGCGCCGCGATCCGCGATGCGGTGCGGGCAGTGCGTCCGGCGGCCGTGGTGGTCGATGCGCTGCATGGCGAGGTGCCGGCCGCGCTGCTGTTTCCCGCGGACCTCGATCAGTTGCCGGCGCCGCGCGAGACCGCGCCGCGACGACCGGTATCCGATCGGTTCGAGACCCTGAGCTGGACGTCGGAGCGGAAGGTAGCGCTGCCGCGCTTGCAGCAGGCGATCGGCAGACTGGCGCCGAAGCTGGCGCGGGCGAAGGGATTGTTCGAGACGGTGGAGCAGCCCGGCCGGCTGACGGTGTTTCAACTCGCCGGCGGCCGCGCGACATTGGCCGCCGGCGGCGTGCCGACACCCGGCGTGCCACGCACGCGAATCGTGTTCATCGCCGAGATGGGCGCGCTGTCGCGAGCCGAGATCGATGAGGTGATGCAGGGATGCGTCGAGTGATCCGTCATCCAGAGAGAATGTGAATGCATTTAGCGTCGTCCTGGCGAAAGCCAGGACCCATTACCCCAACCGCTTGTTGTTGTGCGACGCTGAGGCCGCTATCGCACTCCCAATCGAATTCGGTGGTTATGGGTCCTGGCTTTCGCCAGGACGACTGCGTGGGGAGGCCGCTCGCTACAATTCTCACACCGTCACCCTGAGGAGCGCGAAGCGCGTCTCGAAGGGTCGACGGCCCGGCTGGTGGCCGATGCATCCTTCGAGGCTCGCTCCGCTCGCACCTCCAGCGACAAAGGCGAAGCCTTTGCGCAGGGATGACGGGGATAAGAAGTACCCGCGTCGGCCCTCGCTGTCCCCGTGTCATCGCCGCAGCATCATCCCGCAAAGCATGTGTGCGACAATCGCATCGAATTGACAGTCCATCCCGCACCACCTATCGTTTTTGCCGACGGTTCCCTTCGGGGATCAAAAGGGAATGCGGTGCGAGGGTAACCCCAATGCCGCAGCTGTCCCCGCAACTGTAAACGGCGAGCCTTTCGTCAATTTGCCACTGGGCCAT
Protein-coding sequences here:
- a CDS encoding DUF1192 domain-containing protein — its product is MPIEDEDRPRKKITHEIGQDLSLLSVEELTERIALLTTEVDRLKEAITKKRASKDAANAFFKS
- a CDS encoding DUF1465 family protein, which translates into the protein MADRSQNEAGLVLFSERLTNSAAFGVLFREGMDLVEQTAAYLDGDGRAEAKALERSVSLTYATESMRLTTRLMQLASWLLLHRAVKEGEMTLTQANREKTKVKLSAADPGPVDMVTKLPEQLQQLIARSMDLQARVRRLDTTIHAPAPDRSSIGNPLVPQLNRLKAAFEQ
- a CDS encoding PLP-dependent aminotransferase family protein; the encoded protein is MPRLRATISIPSLRTVDRTAGQVGRQIARALRGAIANGELKAGEYLPSTRALSASLGVARGTVTEAFEQLQAEGYLESQVGAGTRVAATLAEQARPVHPPAGRSPNRTAPIALPPRAMRLAKVVAAFTPMPEVPFAIAVPGGAVAPDDNWRRLGNRVRASRAAAPSSYGDPRGLMELRQAIADYVRKSRAVHCEPEQVVITAGTQQGLSLAGRVLLSAGDRVWTEDPAYPGMSAVLDDLDFVTTRVAVDAQGVDVDAAVAACPDARAAFVTPSHQYPLGMPLSMARRNALVAWAQRSNAWIVEDDYDSELRYAGHPFPSMQGLAPSRVIYLGTLSKVLFPSLRLGYVVAPLALIDAFAGARALLDRHSPTADQHVLAAYMREGLFEAHIRRIRGVYAARRATLIAALERHMPDDFTLQPSDQGMHLLLWLPHGLDDVQLAKAALAAGIVVRPISPMYDAAARPGLMLGFGGFEPEGLEAAAIRLRRVIDQDAPQRRQRVHS
- a CDS encoding FMN-binding negative transcriptional regulator yields the protein MYLPPHFKIDELGPIHAAMRASRLATLVTATADGLIGTPLPLILNENEGDYGTLYGHVARPNPQWKLPAVGEAMAIFTGPDAYVTPSWYVTKAEHGKVVPTWNYVAVHAYGAAEFFEDADRLLDVVTRLTRLHESTRKEVWQVSDAPDDFIKAQLRGIVGFRMPITRIDAKKKMSQNRKLEDRAGVIAGLGASDDPGDREVAAMIPAN
- a CDS encoding LysE family translocator translates to MELYLAFAVTTATFALIPGPAMLYAAARTLAGGRRAGLMASLGLHLGGYVHVIAAAAGLALLFHAVPPLFTAMKLAGAAYLVWLGLSLFRDRGTAKSPVLAPLSAERAFAQSIVVEVLNPKTAIFFLAFLPQFVDASASVPVWAQLFLLGTIVNLTFSAVDIVCVFFASAVMTKLQRSRRSQRIMQRIGGSILVALGARLAFQDR
- the rpmE gene encoding 50S ribosomal protein L31, whose product is MKADIHPNYHTIKVVMTDGTEYLTRSTWGKEGDTLNLDIDPKSHPAWTGGTQQLMDRGGRVSRFQKKFSGFLKKD
- a CDS encoding ABC transporter ATP-binding protein/permease is translated as MSVAEQLETPRGTPEPPRDALLDEEAFIEGQIMEPAKSRARLRPLLALAPYVARYKGRAILALISLTIAAITTLIVPVAVRRMIDLGFTPEGIAMINSYFSVMIAVVAVLACASASRYYLVMTIGERIVADLRRDVFAHLISLSPSFFDSARSGELVSRLTADTTQIKSAVGASVSIALRNLMLFFGAAAMMVITSPRLSGFVLLAIPMIVIPLVAFGRWVRRLSRNAQDTLADASAYASELVNAIRTVQAYTGERLARTRFAREVEQAYDAARSSTKARAMLTLIVIFIVFASVVVILWVGSHDVLIGAISPGRLGQFILYTAFAASGLGQLSEVWGEVSAASGAAERLFEILRVRPQIAAPASPRALPQPARGDVGFDNVSFAYPTRPNALAVDGVSLEVRSGEKVAIVGPSGAGKSTLFHLLLRFYDPKSGTISLDGVPIRQADPADVRARIALVPQDSVVFAASARDNIRFGRPDATDAEVERAADLAHATEFLRRLPEGFDAQLGERGVTLSGGQRQRIAIARAILRDAPLLLLDEATSALDAESETLVQTALEELMRRRTTLVIAHRLATVLSCDRILVMDQGRIVEQGTHTELVAAGGLYARLARLQFEGI
- a CDS encoding amidohydrolase family protein; this translates as MGGLVISGGRVVDPASGMDAIGDVAVVDGRIAAVGTGLGGAERQIDATGLVVAPGFIDLHAHGQTIPADRMQAFDGVTTSLDLEAGVLPVASWYKRQAEKGRVLNYGAAANWAFARIGAMTGSNAESSLESFGAAMRDRRWIENVATEGEVGGILARLANGLNEGGIGIGILNAYAPGAGVQELTAVCQLAADHAVPTFTHVAYMSRIDPESAAEAYIRLIGYAGATGAHMHICHFNSSSKTDIERCVALIAKAQAQGLPITVEAYPYGTGSTVLAATFFSDPKFEERNGLGYDSVQRVTDGHRFGSREELLAAQAAEPSTLVLWHVLDIENNAHHRDLLDMAVLYPGGAIASDAMPWTLSDGRPYTGDAWPLPDDATSHPRSAGCFTRFIREWVRERRKVSLLEGIRKCALIPAEILSASTPAMRAKGRLQVDADADVVVFDFETLSDRATFSAMNRPAEGVRHLVVSGQPLINDGVLDVAARPGRPVRRPVTGG
- a CDS encoding GTP-binding protein; the protein is MAVPILLVAGFLGAGKTTVVNHLLAHAQGRRIAAVVNDFGAINIDAELIAGASDGVVSLSNGCICCTLEGDLLRTLAGLLRRDPRPEFIVIETSGIADPADIVRNLMDPVIWKEAPLETVLCVVDATQPAAMLNDALLRSQLRAADVVALSKVDLADAAACAAIRDAVRAVRPAAVVVDALHGEVPAALLFPADLDQLPAPRETAPRRPVSDRFETLSWTSERKVALPRLQQAIGRLAPKLARAKGLFETVEQPGRLTVFQLAGGRATLAAGGVPTPGVPRTRIVFIAEMGALSRAEIDEVMQGCVE